The DNA segment CTTTTCCATGATTCCTCGTGATTACCATATACAATGATAAGATTGGGGACTTTAGCAAACCACTCTCTGGGATATGCTGCATGAATTTTGTTCAGAATTTCATCATCGTCGACGGCAATGAATTTCCAGGGCTGACGGTTGGCAGCCGATGGAGCAAGCCTGCCTGCATTGACGACTTGTTTTATTAATGTTGGGTTTACCTTGTTCTCGTGATATGTCCGAACGGCATATCTCGATTTTATTAGCTCTTTAAAATGCATGATAATTTTTGTTTTGCTTCCATCTGAAATGATTTTACAATATATCAAATCTTCTTTGTATTTTTCAAGCATTAAAATAATTTTCATACATGTTTTTTATTCTTTCTAAAATATTGTTATTCCTTATATCCCCCATTTGGTGGGTTCTGAGCTTGTTGTGGGCGTATGTTGTTTTTA comes from the Saccharicrinis fermentans DSM 9555 = JCM 21142 genome and includes:
- a CDS encoding nitroreductase family protein; translated protein: MKIILMLEKYKEDLIYCKIISDGSKTKIIMHFKELIKSRYAVRTYHENKVNPTLIKQVVNAGRLAPSAANRQPWKFIAVDDDEILNKIHAAYPREWFAKVPNLIIVYGNHEESWKRSFDGKDHCDIDTAIAIDHMTLAATELGLGTCWVCHFNPQLIQEVIQNEPYWEPMAILTIGYPVELKAPHKKRKTIEEVLSFNGW